The following are from one region of the Amycolatopsis sp. QT-25 genome:
- a CDS encoding DUF485 domain-containing protein translates to MVAAGGRSDVNETDQGLGSDPESDWEKLRASPEFTELRRRLRVFVFPVSALFLLWYLLYVLLADYATGFMSTKLFGNITVGLVFGLLQFVSTFVITGLYVRYANRRLDPLADEIRHEAEGTER, encoded by the coding sequence ATGGTTGCGGCAGGTGGGAGGTCCGACGTGAACGAGACCGATCAAGGCCTCGGGTCCGATCCGGAATCCGACTGGGAAAAGCTGCGGGCGAGCCCGGAATTCACCGAGCTGCGACGGCGGCTCCGGGTATTCGTTTTCCCGGTCTCGGCCCTGTTCCTTCTCTGGTATCTGCTCTACGTGCTGCTCGCCGACTACGCGACCGGGTTCATGAGCACCAAGCTGTTCGGCAACATCACCGTGGGCCTGGTCTTCGGTCTGCTGCAGTTCGTGTCCACCTTCGTGATCACCGGCCTCTACGTCCGTTACGCGAACCGCAGACTCGATCCGCTCGCCGACGAGATCCGGCATGAGGCCGAAGGGACCGAACGGTGA
- a CDS encoding cation acetate symporter, which produces MNTLAAGVQGSNPALNITIFAIFVAITLVIVFRASRNTKTASDYYAAGRAFTGPQNGIAISGDYLSAASFLGIAGAIAINGYDGFLYSIGFLVAWLVALLLVAELLRNTGKFTMGDVLAFRMKQRPVRAAAAVSTLAVSFFYLLAQMAGAGGLVNLLLGIEGNLGQDLVIAVVGVIMILYVLIGGMKGTTWVQIIKAVLLIAGTFAMTLWVLGKYGFNLSSLFQAAVDKGGRTGEALLGPGKQYGKTGTTKLDFLSLGIALVLGTAGLPHVLMRFYTVPTAKDARRSVVWAIALIGVFYLFTLVLGYGAGALVGPDVIAKAPGTTNSAAPLLALELGGPVLLGFIAAVAFATILAVVAGLTITASASFAHDVYANVLKKGKTAPDSEVRVARITALVIGAVAIVGGILAKNQNVAFLVALAFAVAASANLPTILYSLFWKRFNTQGALWSIYGGLSVCVILIVFSPAVSGKPVDAKTGKSASMIQGVDFHWFPLDNPGLVSIPIAFFLGWLGTVLSKEHNQKKYAEMEVRSLTGIGAEKAVRH; this is translated from the coding sequence GTGAATACGCTGGCAGCGGGCGTACAGGGGAGCAATCCGGCGCTCAACATCACCATTTTCGCGATCTTCGTCGCGATCACGCTCGTGATCGTTTTCCGGGCGAGCAGGAATACGAAGACCGCGTCCGACTACTACGCCGCGGGGCGCGCGTTCACCGGGCCGCAGAACGGGATCGCGATTTCGGGCGATTACCTTTCCGCGGCGTCGTTCCTGGGTATCGCCGGGGCGATCGCCATCAACGGCTACGACGGTTTCCTCTACTCGATCGGGTTCCTCGTCGCGTGGCTGGTGGCGTTGCTGCTGGTCGCGGAACTGCTGCGCAACACCGGCAAGTTCACCATGGGCGACGTGCTGGCGTTCCGGATGAAGCAGCGCCCGGTCCGTGCCGCGGCCGCGGTCTCCACACTCGCCGTCTCGTTCTTCTACCTGCTCGCGCAGATGGCGGGGGCGGGCGGCCTGGTGAACCTGCTGCTCGGCATCGAGGGGAACCTCGGCCAGGACCTGGTGATCGCCGTCGTCGGCGTGATCATGATCCTGTACGTGCTGATCGGCGGGATGAAGGGCACCACCTGGGTCCAGATCATCAAGGCCGTCCTGCTCATCGCGGGCACGTTCGCGATGACGTTGTGGGTGCTCGGGAAGTACGGCTTCAACCTGTCCAGCCTGTTCCAGGCCGCCGTCGACAAGGGCGGCCGGACCGGGGAAGCGTTGCTCGGGCCGGGCAAGCAGTACGGGAAGACCGGCACGACGAAGCTCGACTTCCTGTCGCTGGGCATCGCGCTCGTCCTCGGCACCGCGGGCCTGCCGCACGTGCTCATGCGCTTCTACACGGTGCCGACGGCGAAGGACGCGCGCCGTTCGGTGGTCTGGGCGATCGCGCTGATCGGTGTCTTCTACCTGTTCACGCTGGTGCTCGGCTACGGCGCGGGCGCGCTCGTCGGCCCGGACGTGATCGCGAAAGCGCCGGGCACGACCAACTCGGCGGCCCCGCTGCTGGCCCTCGAACTGGGCGGCCCGGTGCTGCTCGGGTTCATCGCGGCGGTGGCGTTCGCGACGATCCTCGCGGTGGTCGCGGGGCTGACGATCACGGCGTCGGCGTCGTTCGCGCACGACGTCTACGCCAACGTGCTCAAGAAGGGCAAGACCGCCCCGGACAGCGAAGTCCGCGTCGCGCGCATCACCGCACTGGTGATCGGGGCGGTCGCGATCGTCGGCGGGATCCTCGCGAAGAACCAGAACGTGGCGTTCCTGGTGGCGCTCGCGTTCGCGGTGGCGGCGTCGGCGAACCTGCCGACGATCCTGTACTCGCTGTTCTGGAAGCGGTTCAACACGCAAGGAGCGTTGTGGAGCATCTACGGCGGGCTGAGCGTGTGCGTCATCCTCATCGTCTTCTCGCCCGCGGTGTCGGGTAAGCCCGTCGACGCGAAGACCGGGAAGAGCGCTTCGATGATCCAGGGCGTCGACTTCCACTGGTTCCCGCTGGACAATCCGGGTCTCGTCTCGATCCCGATCGCGTTCTTCCTCGGCTGGCTCGGCACGGTGCTGTCCAAGGAGCACAACCAGAAGAAGTACGCCGAGATGGAGGTCCGCTCGCTCACCGGCATCGGGGCCGAAAAGGCCGTCCGGCACTGA
- a CDS encoding rhodanese-like domain-containing protein — MVSPADIPTVAVRDLPKDGVALLDVREDDEWAAGHALGAKHIPMGELPARVGELDELPDDQPVYVICRSGGRSARAAAWLNASGWDAVNVAGGMGSWKQEGRPMVGEHPGVEPEVL; from the coding sequence GTGGTGAGCCCTGCTGACATCCCGACCGTCGCCGTCCGTGACCTGCCGAAGGACGGCGTCGCGCTGCTCGACGTCCGCGAAGACGACGAGTGGGCCGCCGGACACGCCCTGGGCGCCAAGCACATCCCGATGGGTGAATTGCCCGCGCGGGTCGGCGAACTCGACGAACTGCCCGACGACCAGCCGGTCTACGTGATCTGCCGCAGCGGCGGCCGGTCCGCCCGCGCCGCCGCGTGGCTCAACGCGAGCGGCTGGGACGCGGTGAACGTCGCCGGGGGGATGGGGTCCTGGAAGCAGGAGGGACGCCCGATGGTCGGCGAGCATCCCGGCGTCGAACCCGAAGTGCTGTAA
- a CDS encoding DUF4328 domain-containing protein → MPPVRPAPMRQPARHRVRWVASPPPGAWPRRREPVAEHYSGPPSYPVPPRWGFPNLVWRRPTAVPGTASGEVTAGERLRVITRSLLPVLWTFAALAVAASASEIWRYVLLVQSRDSALSTSVVSVSDSFVITTGLLTTILSLLPSGLTVWWLLVARHAAADASGEVPPRPQWQVLVFTLVPVVNLIMVLPIVAELEHAVLRRTRETRPKPSRLVVSWWGVWMLNWVLLGLVVVWRFRDGVQALADGVVLVALTDLAAAGLAVVTALLVKRMSGLLAPVVEKRLRLLRVLKVEGAPDPDRRARPASSMR, encoded by the coding sequence GTGCCGCCGGTGCGTCCGGCGCCGATGCGGCAGCCGGCGCGTCATCGCGTCCGCTGGGTCGCTTCGCCGCCACCCGGCGCCTGGCCGCGTCGGCGCGAACCCGTGGCCGAGCACTACTCCGGCCCGCCGTCGTACCCGGTCCCGCCGCGATGGGGCTTCCCGAACCTGGTCTGGCGCCGTCCGACCGCGGTTCCCGGGACGGCCTCCGGTGAGGTCACCGCGGGGGAGCGGCTGCGGGTCATCACGCGCAGCCTCCTGCCGGTGCTGTGGACTTTCGCCGCCCTCGCCGTCGCCGCTTCGGCGTCGGAGATCTGGCGCTACGTGCTGCTCGTGCAGAGCCGCGACTCCGCGTTGTCGACGTCCGTCGTCTCGGTCTCCGACAGTTTCGTGATCACCACCGGCCTGCTCACGACGATCCTTTCGCTGCTGCCGTCGGGGCTCACCGTGTGGTGGTTGCTCGTGGCGAGACACGCCGCCGCGGACGCCTCCGGCGAGGTGCCGCCGAGGCCGCAGTGGCAGGTGCTGGTGTTCACGCTGGTGCCGGTGGTGAACTTGATCATGGTGCTGCCGATCGTCGCCGAACTCGAACACGCCGTCCTGCGCCGGACGCGGGAAACACGGCCGAAGCCGTCGAGGCTCGTGGTGAGCTGGTGGGGCGTCTGGATGCTCAACTGGGTGCTGCTCGGGCTCGTCGTCGTCTGGCGGTTCCGTGACGGTGTCCAGGCGCTGGCCGACGGGGTCGTGCTGGTCGCGCTGACCGATCTGGCCGCGGCCGGGCTGGCGGTGGTGACGGCGCTGCTCGTGAAGCGCATGTCGGGCCTGCTCGCGCCTGTGGTGGAGAAGCGGCTTCGGCTGCTTCGCGTGCTGAAGGTGGAGGGGGCTCCGGACCCGGACCGGCGTGCACGCCCGGCTTCTTCGATGCGCTGA
- a CDS encoding antibiotic biosynthesis monooxygenase family protein has protein sequence MSDGGVTFINVFEIPADQVDEFVETWRERAKLMRDAPGFRDAKLHRALLPDSRFQLVNVTHYDSKEAWEAAGKNQVFKASTERAAEVATPNAALYDVVVEYP, from the coding sequence ATGAGCGACGGCGGCGTCACCTTCATCAATGTCTTCGAGATCCCCGCGGACCAGGTGGACGAGTTCGTCGAAACGTGGCGCGAGCGCGCGAAGCTGATGCGTGACGCGCCCGGCTTCCGTGACGCCAAGCTCCACCGGGCGCTGCTGCCGGATTCGCGTTTCCAGCTCGTCAACGTCACGCACTACGACAGCAAGGAAGCCTGGGAAGCGGCAGGCAAGAACCAGGTGTTCAAGGCGTCGACCGAACGCGCCGCGGAGGTCGCGACCCCCAACGCCGCGCTCTACGACGTGGTCGTCGAGTACCCCTAG
- a CDS encoding cytochrome P450, which yields MFDVADPAFLANPYPSFAGLRERGEVHRHEGLGIAVAVSHAASAAVLRHRALGRLWQDALPVERFASFNLLHRNSLLENEPPAHTRLRRVIAGAFGRGHVQRLRPMVTELADGMVDGLAAEIAETGSADLLARLAQPLPVAVIAELLGVPVEDGPRMVTWSNHIVKMYEYGLAEEKRDAAEAAAAEFVDYLRDVAKQRATSPGDDIVSDLLRGELTEDELVATAVLLLIAGHEATVNVIGNGVDALLTHRDQWERLVASPKLLDPCVEELIRFDAPLQLFERTATADVEIAGFRVAEGEKIGALLGAAARDPKVFTRPDTLDIGRTPNAHLGFGMGIHYCVGAPLARVEIVAALAALTAKLPGLKLAEAPERRPEFVIRGLRSLPVTTG from the coding sequence GTGTTCGACGTCGCCGACCCGGCCTTCCTCGCGAATCCGTACCCGTCCTTCGCCGGCCTCCGCGAGCGCGGCGAAGTCCACCGGCACGAGGGCCTCGGCATCGCCGTAGCGGTGTCGCACGCGGCGTCGGCCGCCGTCCTGCGGCACCGCGCGCTCGGCCGGCTCTGGCAGGACGCGCTGCCGGTGGAGCGGTTCGCGTCGTTCAACCTGCTGCACCGCAACTCGCTGCTGGAAAACGAGCCGCCCGCCCACACACGGCTGCGGCGGGTGATCGCGGGGGCGTTCGGGCGCGGCCACGTCCAGCGGCTGCGGCCGATGGTCACCGAACTGGCGGACGGCATGGTCGACGGGCTGGCCGCCGAAATCGCCGAGACCGGCTCGGCCGACCTGCTGGCGCGTCTCGCGCAGCCGCTGCCGGTCGCGGTCATCGCGGAACTCCTGGGCGTCCCGGTCGAGGACGGACCGCGCATGGTCACCTGGTCGAACCACATCGTGAAGATGTACGAGTACGGTCTCGCCGAGGAGAAGCGCGACGCCGCCGAAGCCGCGGCCGCGGAGTTCGTCGACTACCTGCGTGACGTCGCGAAGCAGCGCGCGACCTCCCCCGGTGACGACATCGTCAGCGATCTCCTGCGCGGTGAACTCACCGAGGACGAACTGGTCGCGACCGCGGTCCTGCTGCTGATAGCCGGGCACGAGGCGACGGTGAACGTGATCGGGAACGGCGTCGACGCGCTGCTGACCCACCGCGACCAGTGGGAGCGGCTGGTGGCCTCGCCGAAGCTGCTGGACCCGTGCGTCGAGGAGCTCATCCGCTTCGACGCACCGCTCCAGCTCTTCGAGCGGACGGCGACCGCCGACGTCGAGATCGCCGGTTTCCGGGTGGCCGAAGGGGAGAAGATCGGTGCGCTCCTCGGCGCCGCCGCACGGGATCCGAAGGTGTTCACTCGGCCCGACACGCTCGACATCGGCCGCACCCCGAACGCGCACCTCGGCTTCGGCATGGGTATCCACTACTGCGTCGGCGCCCCGCTCGCGCGGGTGGAGATCGTGGCCGCGCTGGCCGCCCTGACGGCGAAACTGCCGGGCTTGAAACTCGCCGAGGCCCCGGAGCGGCGGCCCGAATTCGTCATCCGGGGATTGCGCTCGCTACCGGTCACCACGGGCTAG
- a CDS encoding DUF5926 family protein, with product MGKGSRKKSPKTTSDRKTKVRDVFVGQPFEGLAAETELIALREFVPSATATLTLAGSGEKVTLGTVLPMAAAAFVRSDGERYVGMQVQTRSSDISRDLGRALQWVLEAKEGDVLAVPDTTTPPTADEKARLQDLLDANAELDVTLYDDFAWWLPEDADASGDVALSLERANAAIMPTERLGAGAYWVLAGEKAHLRWVRPEPENLLLQALARLSAAGELGLGEGSRYAGSFRAHGLLVPVWDLDTEAHAREWADAKDQLGVRLEAALKSLDAEPLNAAERRSRDGLIGRQLTIR from the coding sequence GTGGGCAAGGGTTCGCGCAAGAAGAGTCCCAAGACGACCTCGGACCGCAAGACGAAGGTGCGCGACGTCTTCGTCGGCCAGCCCTTCGAGGGGCTCGCGGCGGAGACCGAGCTGATCGCGCTGCGCGAGTTCGTCCCGTCGGCGACGGCGACGCTCACGCTGGCGGGCTCCGGCGAGAAGGTCACCCTCGGCACGGTGCTGCCGATGGCCGCGGCCGCGTTCGTCCGGTCCGACGGCGAGCGTTACGTCGGGATGCAGGTGCAGACCCGGTCTTCGGACATCAGCCGGGACCTCGGCCGGGCGCTGCAGTGGGTACTGGAGGCCAAGGAGGGGGACGTGCTGGCCGTGCCGGACACCACGACGCCGCCCACCGCCGACGAGAAGGCCCGTCTCCAGGACCTGCTCGACGCGAACGCCGAACTCGACGTCACGCTCTACGACGACTTCGCCTGGTGGCTCCCCGAGGACGCCGACGCGAGTGGAGACGTCGCGTTGTCGCTCGAGCGCGCGAACGCCGCGATCATGCCGACCGAACGCCTCGGCGCGGGCGCGTACTGGGTGCTCGCCGGTGAGAAGGCGCACCTGCGCTGGGTTCGCCCCGAGCCGGAAAACCTGCTGCTGCAAGCGCTTGCGCGGCTGTCGGCGGCCGGAGAACTCGGTCTCGGCGAGGGCTCGCGTTACGCCGGTTCGTTCCGTGCGCACGGGCTGCTCGTCCCGGTGTGGGATCTCGACACCGAGGCCCACGCCCGCGAGTGGGCCGACGCGAAGGACCAGCTCGGCGTCCGGCTCGAGGCCGCGCTGAAGTCCCTCGACGCCGAGCCGCTCAACGCCGCCGAGCGCCGCTCGCGCGATGGCCTGATCGGCCGTCAGCTCACCATCCGCTGA
- a CDS encoding DUF952 domain-containing protein yields MILHICTRDEWAAVPEGGVYTAASLDSDGFIHCSDPGTAHIPANAVFPGRTDLVLLEIDPALVGAPVVWEDGDPPHPAGIRFPHVHGPIPRNAVVAVHEFPVQGDGSFRIPESLSRR; encoded by the coding sequence GTGATCCTCCATATTTGCACGAGGGACGAGTGGGCGGCGGTGCCCGAAGGCGGCGTCTACACCGCCGCGTCGCTCGATTCCGACGGCTTCATCCACTGCTCGGACCCCGGAACGGCGCATATCCCGGCCAACGCCGTGTTCCCCGGCCGCACCGATCTGGTGCTGCTGGAGATCGACCCGGCGCTCGTCGGCGCGCCCGTCGTCTGGGAGGACGGCGACCCGCCGCATCCGGCCGGTATCCGGTTCCCGCACGTCCACGGCCCGATACCGCGTAACGCCGTGGTGGCCGTACACGAATTCCCTGTTCAGGGGGATGGTTCGTTCAGAATTCCCGAGTCCCTGTCGAGACGCTGA
- a CDS encoding SigE family RNA polymerase sigma factor, which yields MPGELIDFGDFVRAGLPGLLRYGHALTGNPHDAADLVQTVLEKIGSRWSYVQHKTGDPMAYIRRSMANAHISRWRRTKRENLVADLPETQPYSPADPFEHEPLWQALRALPPRQRAVMVLRYYEGLSEAEIADSLGVSQGTVKSQASKAIASLRTKLALIEPEDEGREAG from the coding sequence GTGCCGGGTGAGCTCATCGACTTCGGCGACTTCGTGCGGGCCGGTCTGCCGGGTCTGCTGAGGTACGGGCACGCCCTCACCGGAAATCCCCACGACGCCGCCGACCTGGTCCAGACCGTGCTGGAGAAGATCGGTTCCCGCTGGTCGTACGTCCAGCACAAGACCGGCGATCCGATGGCCTACATCCGCCGTTCGATGGCCAACGCGCACATCAGCCGCTGGCGCCGGACCAAACGGGAGAACCTGGTCGCCGACCTGCCGGAGACCCAGCCGTACAGTCCGGCGGACCCGTTCGAACACGAGCCGCTGTGGCAGGCGTTACGCGCGTTGCCGCCAAGGCAACGCGCGGTGATGGTCCTGCGTTACTACGAAGGGCTGTCCGAGGCGGAGATCGCGGATTCGCTCGGGGTCAGCCAGGGCACCGTCAAGAGTCAGGCGAGCAAGGCGATCGCTTCGTTGCGCACGAAGCTCGCCCTGATCGAGCCCGAGGACGAAGGGAGGGAAGCGGGATGA
- a CDS encoding ferritin has translation MALLKKQPRSKFYELLQAQIHNEFNASQQYIALAVWFDAEDLPQLAKHFYKQSVEERNHAMALVQYMLDTDHHVEIPGTGDVRNTFSDVAELIELALQQEKDVATDIQQLTKAARAEEDFIGEQFTQWFLKEQVEEIAQMSTLLNIVKRANGNLFEVENHLYRESIGDGGADSGMPPVAGGAL, from the coding sequence ATGGCCCTCCTCAAAAAGCAACCGCGCTCGAAGTTCTACGAACTGCTGCAGGCGCAGATCCACAACGAGTTCAACGCCTCCCAGCAGTACATCGCGCTGGCGGTCTGGTTCGACGCCGAGGACCTGCCGCAACTCGCGAAGCACTTCTACAAGCAGTCCGTCGAGGAGCGGAACCACGCGATGGCGCTGGTCCAGTACATGCTGGACACCGACCACCACGTGGAGATCCCCGGCACCGGCGACGTGCGCAACACCTTCTCCGACGTCGCCGAGCTCATCGAGCTCGCGCTGCAGCAGGAGAAGGACGTCGCGACCGACATCCAGCAGCTGACCAAGGCCGCCCGCGCCGAAGAGGACTTCATCGGCGAGCAGTTCACGCAGTGGTTCCTCAAGGAGCAGGTCGAAGAGATCGCCCAGATGTCCACGCTGCTCAACATCGTCAAGCGCGCGAACGGCAACCTGTTCGAGGTGGAGAATCACCTGTACCGCGAGTCCATCGGCGACGGCGGCGCCGACTCGGGTATGCCCCCGGTCGCCGGCGGCGCGCTCTGA
- a CDS encoding arginine deiminase gives MIDETTPPRVDSEVGPLRAVLLHRPGNELKRLTPRNNDQLLFDSIPWVDRAQEEHDAFAEVLRGRGVEVLLLADALRTALADPRAHAAGVHAAVDERRLGPDLADSLRSHLSSVSPAVLAEALMAGMTFEELPAAEGASLVRLMNHPHDFAVDPLPNLLFTRDSSAWIGDRVAVSSLTMPARVRETAVLDLIYAYHPWFRHASRAYGAHSAPIEGGDVMLLSPGVLAIGVGERTTAAGAESLARSVFADGIAHTVLAVPIQQTRATMHLDTVCTMVAADAVVMYPLSRDSLTAFTMRPTDDGSVKVEGPAPFLTAAAEAMGIERLRVIDTGLDPVTAEREQWDDGNNTLALAPGVVVGYERNVETNARLAEAGIEVLAITGSELGSGRGGPRCMSCPIRRESI, from the coding sequence GTGATTGACGAGACGACTCCACCCCGAGTTGACAGCGAAGTCGGCCCCCTGCGTGCGGTGCTCCTGCACAGGCCCGGCAACGAGCTCAAAAGGCTCACGCCTCGCAACAACGACCAGCTCCTGTTCGATTCCATCCCCTGGGTGGACCGCGCGCAAGAGGAGCACGACGCGTTCGCCGAGGTACTGCGCGGCCGCGGTGTCGAGGTGTTGCTGCTGGCCGACGCGCTGCGCACGGCTCTCGCCGACCCCCGTGCCCACGCGGCCGGCGTGCACGCGGCGGTCGACGAGCGGCGGCTCGGGCCCGATCTGGCCGATTCGCTCCGTTCCCATCTGTCGAGCGTCTCCCCGGCGGTGCTGGCCGAGGCCCTGATGGCGGGGATGACCTTCGAAGAACTGCCCGCCGCCGAAGGCGCCTCACTGGTCCGGCTGATGAACCATCCGCACGACTTCGCCGTCGATCCGCTGCCGAACCTGCTGTTCACCCGTGACTCGTCGGCCTGGATCGGCGACCGGGTCGCGGTCTCCTCGCTCACCATGCCCGCCCGCGTCCGCGAGACGGCGGTGCTGGACCTGATCTACGCCTACCACCCGTGGTTCCGTCACGCGTCCCGCGCGTACGGCGCGCATTCGGCGCCGATCGAAGGCGGCGACGTCATGCTGCTCTCGCCCGGCGTCCTGGCCATCGGCGTCGGTGAGCGGACGACGGCGGCGGGCGCGGAGTCGCTGGCGCGGTCGGTGTTCGCCGACGGGATCGCGCACACCGTGCTCGCCGTCCCGATCCAGCAGACCCGCGCGACGATGCATTTGGACACCGTCTGCACGATGGTCGCGGCCGACGCCGTCGTCATGTATCCGCTTTCCCGTGATTCGCTGACCGCGTTCACCATGCGGCCCACCGACGACGGTTCCGTGAAGGTGGAAGGCCCGGCGCCATTCCTCACAGCGGCCGCCGAAGCAATGGGAATCGAACGCCTCCGCGTCATCGACACCGGGCTCGATCCGGTCACCGCGGAACGCGAGCAATGGGACGACGGGAACAACACCCTCGCCCTCGCCCCCGGCGTGGTCGTCGGCTATGAACGTAATGTGGAAACCAACGCGCGCCTGGCGGAGGCCGGTATCGAGGTACTGGCGATCACCGGCTCCGAGCTGGGCTCCGGTCGCGGCGGCCCGCGCTGCATGTCGTGCCCGATCCGACGCGAAAGCATCTGA
- a CDS encoding CPBP family intramembrane glutamic endopeptidase — protein MRSWLRPERPALPEFVEDPARRRAIVLELVVVFGITLGLSGLRSLLSLVDSLLKPMPLAQQQAQLNVPQATLSLVDLLKQLLSAGQLIGWGALGLYLVWRGGMKLAEIGLDRQRPGRDVVHGLLLAAVIGIPGLGLYFLSYGLGFSLSVQPSTLGETWWRPITLTLSAFGNAFAEEVLVVAYLLTRLRQLGWRENTSLVASSVLRGSYHLYQGFGGFVGNVVMGLVFGRLWQKTNRLWPLIAAHTALDFVSFVGYALLKGRVSWLP, from the coding sequence ATGCGAAGCTGGCTGCGTCCCGAACGCCCGGCGCTGCCGGAATTCGTGGAGGATCCGGCGCGCCGCCGCGCGATCGTCCTCGAACTGGTCGTCGTCTTCGGCATCACCCTCGGCCTGTCCGGGTTGCGCAGCCTGCTGTCCCTGGTGGACTCGCTGCTGAAACCGATGCCGCTGGCACAACAGCAGGCCCAGCTGAACGTCCCCCAGGCGACGCTGAGCCTGGTCGACCTGCTCAAGCAGCTGTTGAGCGCCGGGCAGCTGATCGGCTGGGGCGCGCTCGGGCTGTACCTGGTGTGGCGGGGCGGGATGAAGCTCGCGGAGATCGGACTCGACCGGCAGCGTCCCGGCCGCGACGTCGTCCACGGGCTGCTGCTCGCCGCGGTGATCGGGATTCCGGGACTGGGGCTGTACTTCCTCTCCTACGGCCTCGGGTTCAGCCTGTCGGTGCAACCGTCCACTTTGGGCGAGACGTGGTGGCGTCCGATCACGCTGACGTTGTCGGCGTTCGGGAACGCGTTCGCCGAAGAGGTCCTCGTCGTCGCGTACTTGCTGACCAGGCTGCGACAACTCGGCTGGCGCGAGAACACCTCGCTGGTCGCGTCTTCGGTGCTTCGCGGGTCATATCACCTGTATCAGGGCTTCGGCGGTTTCGTCGGCAACGTCGTGATGGGCCTGGTGTTCGGCAGGCTGTGGCAGAAGACGAACCGGCTGTGGCCGCTGATCGCCGCGCACACCGCGCTGGATTTCGTCTCCTTCGTCGGATACGCGCTGCTCAAGGGGCGAGTTTCCTGGTTGCCCTAG
- a CDS encoding PPOX class F420-dependent oxidoreductase yields MPRSIATNETVDRAALVDFLSTRHRAILMTTKADGGPQLSPVTCGVDAEGRLVISTYPKRAKVVNIRREPKVSACVLSDEWNDRWVQLNGTAEVLDLPDSVEPLVDYYRAISGEHPDWDEYREAMVEQGKSIIRVTVESWGPIAKGGFPAELA; encoded by the coding sequence ATGCCCAGGAGCATCGCGACCAACGAGACCGTCGACCGCGCCGCGCTCGTCGATTTCCTGTCCACCCGGCACCGCGCCATCCTGATGACCACCAAGGCCGACGGCGGTCCGCAGCTTTCCCCGGTGACCTGCGGTGTCGACGCCGAAGGCCGTCTGGTCATCTCCACGTACCCGAAGCGCGCGAAGGTCGTCAACATCCGGCGAGAGCCGAAGGTGTCCGCCTGCGTCCTCTCCGACGAGTGGAACGACCGGTGGGTCCAGCTGAACGGCACCGCCGAAGTGCTCGACCTGCCCGACTCGGTCGAGCCGCTCGTCGACTACTACCGCGCGATCTCCGGCGAGCATCCCGACTGGGACGAATACCGTGAAGCGATGGTCGAGCAGGGCAAGAGCATCATCCGCGTCACCGTCGAATCGTGGGGGCCGATCGCCAAGGGCGGTTTCCCGGCGGAACTCGCCTAA
- a CDS encoding DUF2470 domain-containing protein — MTTPTSIRRPPAPNPAERAKTIATRNGPATLMSTAEQRDQPGPCGRVIPELHHVHSSGSVSILLPDEHPLVKRAHEAQRGELAVMVELTDQAPVDLREPIRGLLWITGWLRPLSEVSARARAVSIAETRPDERLLDVGHGLTLLRLTPASLVLADAEGTHSLRPHMFSAAPPDPFHDYETAWLRHLETDHADVVRQLAKHVPAELRGGWIRPLGLDRYGLRLRVEADSGDHDVRLAFSRPVEGPQQLSGEIRRLVGCPYFPRG, encoded by the coding sequence GTGACCACACCGACGTCCATTCGCCGCCCTCCGGCGCCGAATCCCGCGGAACGCGCGAAGACGATCGCCACCCGCAACGGCCCGGCGACGCTGATGTCGACCGCCGAACAGCGTGACCAGCCAGGACCCTGCGGCCGCGTGATCCCCGAGCTGCACCACGTGCACTCCAGCGGCAGCGTCAGCATCCTGTTGCCGGACGAGCACCCCCTGGTGAAACGCGCGCACGAAGCCCAGCGCGGCGAACTTGCGGTGATGGTCGAACTGACCGATCAGGCGCCGGTCGACCTGCGGGAACCCATCCGCGGCCTGCTGTGGATCACGGGCTGGCTCCGTCCGCTCTCGGAGGTCTCGGCGCGGGCCCGCGCGGTCTCCATCGCCGAGACCCGGCCGGACGAGCGGCTGCTGGACGTCGGGCACGGTCTGACGCTGCTGCGGTTGACCCCGGCGTCGCTGGTGCTCGCCGACGCCGAGGGCACGCATTCGCTCCGGCCGCACATGTTCAGCGCCGCGCCGCCGGATCCGTTCCACGACTACGAGACCGCGTGGCTGCGCCATCTGGAGACCGACCACGCCGACGTCGTCCGGCAGCTCGCCAAACACGTGCCCGCCGAACTGCGCGGCGGGTGGATCCGGCCGCTCGGGCTGGACCGCTACGGGCTGCGGCTGCGGGTCGAGGCCGACTCCGGCGACCACGACGTCCGGCTCGCGTTCTCGCGGCCGGTCGAAGGGCCGCAGCAGCTGAGCGGCGAGATCCGCCGCCTCGTCGGCTGCCCGTACTTTCCGCGGGGTTAG